The following is a genomic window from Sulfitobacter pontiacus.
GGCGCGGCTGGATGCGCTGGCGCTAAGCGTGCCGGGGGCCGCGACAGCGATTGCGGACGGGCGCGCCGGGCCACGGGCGACACGCTGGGCCGAGGAAAACGGGACCGACTGTATCGTGATCGCGTCGCATCAGCCCGCGTTGTCTGACATCCTGCTGGGTTCGGTCGCGCAATATGTGGTGCGTCACGCCAAATGCGCGGTGCATGTGGTCAGATAGGTCGGGGCACCGCCAACGCGCTATTGCAGCCCGAGTATGCCGTCGGCGGTGGCAGCGACGCGGGCGAATGCCGCGCGGTCTTTACGTGCGATCAGCCACAGGTCGTGAAACCGTCGTTGGGGCAGGGTATGCACCGCCAGTGCGTCGCGGTGCGCAAACCCCTCCACCCCTGATCGCGGCAGGATGGTATACCCCAGTCCTTGGGCCACGGGCAGGGGGATTTGCCCGATCTGGTTGATAAAACTGCGCAGCCGCAGATGCTCTGCCCCGCGGTAGTCATCAAAGTTGCGCCCGAGAAGATCATCGGCATAGGCATTGCCATCGGGATGCGCGATGAACCCCAAGTCATCAAGCTTCTGCAGGGTCAAATCCGCCGCGTTAAAGGTGGCGGGCAGCACGAGGCAAAGTTCCTCTTGCGACAGGGGCGTAGCCTGAACGCGGGGCATATCGGGCACCGCGGTCACCACGCCCAGATCAAGCGTCCCTGCCAGTATATCCGCCAGAATACGCGCCTGCGGCGCGGCGCTGAGGTGCATTTCCAGCTTCGGGGCCTGCTGCATCCGCGCGATCAGATGCGGATACAGCCGTAACGCAAAGCTGCCAGAGCAGCCGATCCTGACCGTGCCGGATAAAGGATCATCGCGCTGCATCCTTTCGCGCAAAGCGCGCTCCTCTGTCCGGCGGGCACGTCCGATCGACAGCAACTCTTCTCCGGCGGGGGTGAGGGTGAACGACTTTCCCTCGCGCAGGATCAACGGCTGGCCGACCTGTTGTTCCAGCTTGCGGATATGCTGCGATACCCCCGGCTGGGTCATGGCCAGCCGGTCTGCGGTGCGGGTGAAATGCCCGATGTCACATAGGGTCGTGAAGGTTTCGAGCCATGAGGCGTTTAGCACGCGGACCATTCCATAAAGTTATCAATTTAATTCCATATGATAATTTTATGTTTGCGCGCGGTCCACCTAAATCACGGGGTATCACAGAACAAAGGATAGACCATGACACCGACACCACGCAGTTTCTCTCACATCGGGCTTTCCGTGCCGGATCTGGACCAAGCCGTAAAATTCTACGCCGACGTGCTGGGGTTCTACGTCATCATGCAACCGACAGAGGTTGTCGAAGACGGCAGCGATATCGGGCAGATGTGTACCGATGTCTTTGGCGAAGGCTGGGGCCGCCTGCGTATCGCGCATCTTGCCACGGCAGACCGTATCGGGATCGAATTGTTTGAATTTGACGGCAACCACGCGCCCGCAGACCCGCTGAATTTCCGCCAGCACGGCACGTTCCATTTCGCCATTCAGGATCCCAACCTCGAAGACCTGCTGGCCAAGATTGTCGCGGCAGGGGGCAAGCAGCGGATGCCGGTGCGCGAATACTTCCCCGATGATAAACCCTATCGCATGGTCTATGTCGAAGACCCCTTTGGCATCGTGTTCGAGCTGTATAGCCACAGCTACGAGCTGACCTATTCCGCCGGTGCCTATAGCTAATCCCAAGTCTGTTCTGCGGGCGAGGGCAGGGCTTTCGCCCGCAGTCATTAGCGCAAGATATGTCAAATAATGCAGGTCGGCGGGAACCCTCCTGCGAGGGAAGGCGGTTTTGTTGTCATAGCAACATCACGAAAGGTCATCCCATGTCATACTGGCGGTTCTTTGCAATGATCATCACCTCTACCGTGGTGATGTTCGGCTTAATGTATCTGAACACCTACGCAATCGATCACGTGTTCTTTAGCGAAACCCGCAGCTATATGGCGCTGTATATGGGCGCGGTGATGGCGGTCATCATGCTGGCGTTCATGCTGGGGATGTACAGCAACCGTGGGGTGAATATCGCGATTTTTGCAGGCAGCGCGCTGGTTTTTGCGGTGTCGCTGTTTCTGGTGCGCAGCCAGTCCACGGTCGATGATACGGCGTGGATGCATGCGATGATCCCGCACCATTCCATTGCGATCCTGACGAGCGAGCGTGCCAATATCTCGGACCCGCGGGTGCGCAAGCTGGCGGACGATATCATCGAAGCGCAACGGCTTGAGATCGACGAGATGAAGGCCCTGATCGCGGATCTTGAAGGCGGGCCAGCCGCAACACCGGAAATCGACGGGAAGTGAGGACACAATGACGCAACAGCAGACACAACCGGCAAAACTCTACCGTATGGTGATGCCCGACCACACCTGTCCCTACGGTCTGAAATCGAAAGACCTGCTGGAGCGTCAGGGCTTCGAGGTCGAGGATCACCACCTGACAACGCGCGAAGAGACAGACGCGTTCAAGGCGAAGCATGATGTCGAAACGACGCCGCAGAGCTTTATCGGCGGGGAACGCATCGGCGGCTATGACGATCTGCGGGTCTATTTCGGTTTGGACCAACCCAAGGATCAGCGATCTGACACGTCGTACCAGCCGGTGATCGCCATCTTCTCGGTCGCCTTTCTGATGGCGCTTGGCCTGTCGTGGTTTGCGTTCGAAAGCATCTTTACGGTGCAGGCGTTCCAGTGGTTTATCTCGATCTCCATGTGTTTCCTCGCCGTGCAGAAATTGCAGGATATCGAGAGTTTCTCGACCATGTTCCTGAACTATGACCTGCTGGCAAAACGCTGGGTGCCCTACGGTAAGATCTACCCGTTCGGAGAGGCCTTTGCAGGCATCGCCATGACCGCAGGGGCGCTGCTGTGGCTGGCGGCACCGATCGCGATCGTGATCGGTGGTATCGGGGCGATCTCGGTGATCAAGGCGGTCTATATCGACAAACGCGAGCTGAAATGCGCCTGCGTGGGCGGCAGTAGCAATGTGCCGCTTGGCTTTGTGTCCCTGACCGAGAACGTGATGATGCTGGGCATGGGGCTTTGGATGCTGGTACGGCTCTTCGGGTGATCTTTTGGCACCTGCTCAGCGGGCTTAGTGCCTATTCCTATTGCAAATCCCCCCGCGCCGCATCCGCGGTATGGGGGGATTTTCGTTCGTGTGGGGAGAGGGAAGCACCCCCTTCCGTGCCTGACAAGCGCCGCCTTAGGGGGCGATCCGCACCTCAAAGGACACAGACCCCGTTGCACCCGGTTCATGTGATCCGGTGCAATCCCATTGCAGCGCCCCCGCATAGCCCGCCGTATCCGCCCCGGGCGTGGTCATCGTGCAGACCACATTGCCGCCGATGGAGACGGGGCTTGGGATGGCGGATGCCAGTTCTGTGTAGGGCGGCGTGCGGTCGTGGATCACGATGTTGGTCGCGGGCAGTTCGCCAGGGTTATCGAGGAAGATGCGATATTCAAGCACATCCCCCGCAGCGGCACCGTTGCTGACGCCTTCGGGCGTGCCTTGGGTGACGTTGCGGACCGTCTTGCGCAGTTTCAGTACCCCTTCGGAGGATTCTACCCGCACCAGATCGGTGTTGCGGTCCTGCTCGGTCGCGCCGGTCGCGCCATAGGTCGTGTCGGCGACCACATCAAAGGCGATGGTCGACCCCGGTGCCGCCGCACCCGAGGCGGCGACACGAGCCACCAGACAGATACGCGTGTCAGGGGTCACGGGCAGGGCGGTGGTGATGGGGCTGGTGGCCGTCCCGTCGCAGGCGGCATCCTCGAACAGGGCGACGGAAAAGAGCCCCGGCGCGGTGATCGACTGGATATCGGTGTCAAACACCACAGAGCCTTCTGCATCGGCAAGATACTCATGCCGCAGGGTCACCACCTGTGCCGGACGGATCGCGCTTTGCTGGCTTTCGCTCAGCCGGGCGTCCTCGATCAGGCCGACATCCAGATCAGGATAGGATGTCCCCGCCGCAGGCGTGAAGGTAAAAGTGCCATCGCCGCTGGCCGGGTTGACCAGGCCGGGCAGGGCACCGGGGTTTTCCGACACGGTGAGCAAGCCGTTGTCCGGGACCACGGTGATGGTGACGTCATCGGCAAAGCCTTCGGGCAGGGTCAGGCTCCAGCTGCCATCGCTGGCAACCTGCGGCGACCCGATCAACGTGCCGCTGCTATCGGTGATCCGGACTTCGGCCGCACCAGTGTCGGCTTCCGAGGCCCCTTGCAGCGCGTCATAGGCTGTGTCGGAACCTGCACCATTGTCGATAAAGACCTTACCAGACAAGCTTGGGCCGGACCCGGCAAAACTCACGCTCACGGCGGCTTCGTCGTCATCGGCAACCCCGTCGCCCAGATCGTCCGTCAGCGGGCCCACCAGCGGATCACTATCGGGATCCGGCAGGTCAGAGGCGATGATCTCGGCCACGTTGGTATGCTCGCCTGTGGCGTTCATCGTGACGCGCACGGTCAGGGTCTCGCTCGCGCCATTGGCCACCTCGCCGACGTCCCATGTACCGGTGTTGGCGTCATAGGTATCGGTGCCATCCGCCGGTGTGGCAGAGACAAAGGTGAACCCGTCGGGGATCAGATCACGGACCCGCACACCGGTGGTGCCGTCAGGGCCGTCGTTTGTCACGGTGAGCACGAAATCAAGCTCTGTGCCCGGGCCCGCTTGGGTCACCGGCTGGCCGCTGGTGTCGAACACGCCCTTGGTCAGGGACAGATCCGCCGTCGCCCCGCCGTTCACAAACCCGAAATCAAGGGTGCGCACGCTGCCGGCGGTGATTGATACGCCCGTCTGCGGGTTCACGGTACCGGCCACAAGCCCGGGGGGCATGTCGGGATCGGCTGCGTCGACCTCTACGCGGTAGGTCGCTGTGGCAGACAGGTCAGAGAAGAGATAGGTGCCGTTGCTGGCTGTCTCTACGCTGGTCAGGAACGTGTCATCCGCGATGTCAGCTGTGCCATTGTCGTCGTACAGTGACACGGTCACGGCGCTGAGCACGGTTTCACCGGGCTGGTAGCTGTCCGAGTAGTTGGTGTCGCGGTAGACGACGCCGGACAGGTCACCTTCGGGCGGCAGCGGGCCAAAGCGTGACGGGCAGGCGGCACCGTCGTTCAGGCCACCCTCGCCGACAGGCACCGTATCGATCAACTGACCCCCGCCCGAGCCGGAACCCTGAAGTCCCACGTCGGCCTCATAGACCTCGTTTGTGACGTTCTGGTTGATGTACATGCGGCCGTAGAAATCGAACCACACGGCGCCATAGGACCCTGTCCAGGCGGTCGGGCCGAATTCAACCGGCGCGCGGGTGCCCGACGTACCATCCGCAGGGTCGATATAGAACAGACGGTCAGAGGCCTCGTTGACACCGTACAACATGCCGTCGTTCGGATTATAGGCGATGTCCGACGGTTCAACCGCAGCCGACAGCGTGATCAGGCCCAGATCAACGGGGGCGGACGGATCGGAAAGATCCAGCAACTGCAACGCGTTGGCCCCGTTCACACGATAGACCATCACCCCGTTGGGCAGAATGTCGCCCGCGGTGGAGCCCACCGCCGCCGACGCGGGGAGGGTCGAGACGACCTCGTAGTTGCCGGTGGAGTCCAGGCGGATCAGCTCGCGCGTGGCGGCGCGCACCCCGTAGAACAACCCATCGAGCGCATTATAGCCCCAGCCGCCGTCATACTGCACGCCCGCAGGGGCACCGATGTCGGTCGCGGTGATGCTATACACGCCAGCGCTTTCCGTAAAGCTAAGCCGCTGCAGCTGCGTATCCGTCTGCGTCACACGATAGAGCGAGCCATCGCAGGTAAAGGGCACCGCCCCGGCCGAGAGGATCACTTTGTAGTCCTCGACCTCACCGTCGAAATTCAGACCATCAAAGGGGTCCGCTGCGACGGCGCTGGAGGTCGACCAGCGGATACGTGCATGGGTAAAGCCACTGGTGATATTCGCAGGGACAGGAATGTTCAGGGTGATCTGGTTGTTGAACACCCCATCTGTATCGCCCGCGCCCCCATCACGGTAGTCGACCGCGATGTGTTCGGAAGGATCGAAGGTGCCGCTTTGGTCAAAATCGACCCAAAGCTGCAGGTTTGTGATCCCAGCGGTTACCGGGATGCCCAAGGCGAGTTGAGCGCTCAGGGTTTCATGGGTCACGATGGTCAAGGGCACGGTTGTGCCGGCCTCCAGAATGGGAAAGACGGCGATGGAATCCTCGTCGTCAAAGCCCGACAGGTCATCCGCATCGGAATCGGGGCTATGCTGAGGGGTCTGTTCGGTGTCAGGTTCACCGGCACCCAGATAGATGTCCTGGACCACGATGTGACGCGGATCGCCATAGGTCGCGGGCGCATCGCCGCGGTCGGACAGATCAGCAGCCGCAATGACCAGCGAATAATCCTCTACCTCGCCATCCACGGCAAAATCCGATGTGCTCAACCCCGTCTCGGAGCCGTAGCGGAAGCGCGCGTAGGTGGTCGATGTGGTCGCATCCGACGGCACGGTAACGTCGATCTGGATCACGCCATCGCCCGCGACATTGTCGAATTGCGTGCCGTCATCCTTTAGGTCAAGCGCGATACGCTCGCCAAGTGTCTCTTCGAACAGACCGTCGCCATTGAAATCGATCCAGGCTTGCAGGTTACCATTGCCTGTTACGGTCACGTCGAGCGTGCTGATCGTGCCTTGGGTCAGGACGGGAAAGGTGATCCCGTCTTCGTCGTCGGTGCCGATCAGGTCATCCGCCGTTGCCGTGGCATCCGATTGTGCAACCAGTTCGATATCCGGCTCGATCAGGCCCAGATACACACCCGGAGACCCATCTACGCCGTGGGTCGGTGTGAGGTAGCTAAGCGGTGCATCGCCAAAGTCCACACCCAGCCCGGCAAAGACCGCCACCGTGACCAACGCGCGGTCACAATCTGCGGGGTCCAGCGCATCGCAGAGCTGGTATTCGATGGTGTAGACGCCAGCGGGAACGCCCGCGGGCACAATAACGCGACCGGCTTCGGCACCGGCTGTTTCCAGAATCGGCACAGGATCGCCCGTGTTCTGCGGCACGGCTTCGGTCAATACAGTCAGTGTCGCGGTCGGGAAGGCGGCGGGCAAGCCGTTGATTGTGTCATTCGACATGACTTCGCCTGCGGTGCCGCCCAGCAGGGTGTTCACGGGCGACGCGGTATAGTCGTCGTCTTGCGCAACAATATCGGGCGAGGTGTTCGAGATTGCGCAAAGCTGGATGCCGGACCCGCGCGTCGCGCTACGGTCGGATGTCCCCGTGTAGCCGTGGATGAATTCAGCTTCGACGAAGGTGTTGAATTCATAGGTGGCGTAGTTGTCAAAGCTCGATTCATTCGGCTCGTCTTCCCAATCAAACGGGTCGCCCACCTTTGCAGGATCCATCGCGATCGCGTTCGGTCCGGCGGGAAAGGAGGACAAGGGCGCGGTGTTGAAGAAGGAGGTCACCGTCGGATTGGTGAGCGAGCCCACCACATCCGAAGAATCATCGCCCGTGCCGCGGCTGTCGACATCCGTTTGCTGGACAATGACACCGTTAATCCGGCTTTGGTCAATGGCCAGACCTTGCGGGTTGGCCGCCGTGGCCGTGCCATCCTGGACCAGTCGCAGACGGTAGGTGATGTATGCGTCGTCCTCTGGCGTCATGCGCGCCTCAAGCGAGGTGTCCAGCTCAAGCGCGGTTGCATTGTTGATGCTCGTGACCTGCATGACGACATCGATCGGGTTGCCGTTGATATCGGTTGTCACGTCGTCGAACAGGAAGATGTCTGACGGGGTTACATTCGTCCGGCTGCCGGACCCTGCCAATTGGGTCGATGGCTGGCGGAAGACGGACTGAGGCGTGCAGCTTTGCGAACCGGTCTCGCCTGACAGCACGCTGCTGACGATGGACAGGGATTCAGAATTCGACTGCAACCGTGAAACAAAAGGCTGGCCGATACGGCCAATGCCCGCAACCGCGTTGCTGTCCACAGACCCCGTCAGCACATCGGCCGCCTGAATGGTGTAGTCCTCCTGACAGACGACCGTTCCACCCGGGGCGACAGGCGTGGTGATCGCGGGGCAGAGCACAGGCCCCAGCAGATCGTCGTCGATCACAATGTCCTGCCCGGTGTTGAACGGCAGCGCGCCGGTGTTTGTGACCGTGTAGGTATAGGTCACAGTCTCACCCTGCGTCCCTGTGCTGGGGCTGGCGGTACGTGTCAATGAAATGCTTTGATCCACATTGAACGTTGCCGCACCAAACATCCCGATACCCCGCGGGGCGGGGTCATAATTGGTGAACTGGCTATAATTGCGCACGTTGCCGATCGTTTCATCATACCAGAAGGTGACCGTCGAGGTGCTGTCAGGGAAGGTCGCCCGCACGGTGCCAGTGTCATCATTGTTCGATGTAGGCGAGGCCCCGAACCCTTCGACATAGATACATTGCGCCTGGTTCGCGCCGATGGTGCCGGTGAAGCCAGATCCGGGACCGGGACCGACAAGCACCGCGGGTGCGGCGCTTACAGGTGCCAGCGTCGGATTGCCGTTGTCACCAAAGGCGGTTACAAAATCGCAACGGTCAGACCCGGCGTTGCTATCGCTGGCGTCAATATCCAAAATGTCGATCTGCAGATTGTCGATCGGAAAGGCGACCCCGCCCGAGCTGGTGGAAATAGAGGAAGTCGTCCGCGCATCCCCGAAACGCCCGCGGTTTCGCGGCGCGTCCGAAATGACCACGAGCGATTCCACATTGCCCCCAAAGATAGCAGAATCGTTGGGTGTCCCTTCCCCGCTGAAGGCGGTGTAGTTGCCTGTATGTTCAAAGGTCAGGTCAACCTCGAACCCGTATTGGTCCCGCAGGGTGCGTGTCAGCGGGCCAAGATTGCCGCCGGGCCAGTCGTAGGTGCCCCAATCGAGTTCGAACTCGCCGGCATCAGCTTGGCCAGCGCCTGTAACGACCAGAGCCGCCAAAGCGGCGGCACAATTCAGTTTTGTAAAGGTTAACTTTGAAATCGACATCAGACGGACCTCTTGTT
Proteins encoded in this region:
- a CDS encoding universal stress protein, which translates into the protein MYKNILIPVVFETPEITQTAFDAAQALAAPDARLTLLHVIEAVPVYVAEYIPTDIVTSTREAVQARLDALALSVPGAATAIADGRAGPRATRWAEENGTDCIVIASHQPALSDILLGSVAQYVVRHAKCAVHVVR
- a CDS encoding LysR family transcriptional regulator, yielding MVRVLNASWLETFTTLCDIGHFTRTADRLAMTQPGVSQHIRKLEQQVGQPLILREGKSFTLTPAGEELLSIGRARRTEERALRERMQRDDPLSGTVRIGCSGSFALRLYPHLIARMQQAPKLEMHLSAAPQARILADILAGTLDLGVVTAVPDMPRVQATPLSQEELCLVLPATFNAADLTLQKLDDLGFIAHPDGNAYADDLLGRNFDDYRGAEHLRLRSFINQIGQIPLPVAQGLGYTILPRSGVEGFAHRDALAVHTLPQRRFHDLWLIARKDRAAFARVAATADGILGLQ
- a CDS encoding lactoylglutathione lyase family protein, which encodes MTPTPRSFSHIGLSVPDLDQAVKFYADVLGFYVIMQPTEVVEDGSDIGQMCTDVFGEGWGRLRIAHLATADRIGIELFEFDGNHAPADPLNFRQHGTFHFAIQDPNLEDLLAKIVAAGGKQRMPVREYFPDDKPYRMVYVEDPFGIVFELYSHSYELTYSAGAYS
- a CDS encoding DUF305 domain-containing protein — translated: MSYWRFFAMIITSTVVMFGLMYLNTYAIDHVFFSETRSYMALYMGAVMAVIMLAFMLGMYSNRGVNIAIFAGSALVFAVSLFLVRSQSTVDDTAWMHAMIPHHSIAILTSERANISDPRVRKLADDIIEAQRLEIDEMKALIADLEGGPAATPEIDGK
- a CDS encoding glutaredoxin family protein; translation: MTQQQTQPAKLYRMVMPDHTCPYGLKSKDLLERQGFEVEDHHLTTREETDAFKAKHDVETTPQSFIGGERIGGYDDLRVYFGLDQPKDQRSDTSYQPVIAIFSVAFLMALGLSWFAFESIFTVQAFQWFISISMCFLAVQKLQDIESFSTMFLNYDLLAKRWVPYGKIYPFGEAFAGIAMTAGALLWLAAPIAIVIGGIGAISVIKAVYIDKRELKCACVGGSSNVPLGFVSLTENVMMLGMGLWMLVRLFG
- a CDS encoding GEVED domain-containing protein, yielding MSISKLTFTKLNCAAALAALVVTGAGQADAGEFELDWGTYDWPGGNLGPLTRTLRDQYGFEVDLTFEHTGNYTAFSGEGTPNDSAIFGGNVESLVVISDAPRNRGRFGDARTTSSISTSSGGVAFPIDNLQIDILDIDASDSNAGSDRCDFVTAFGDNGNPTLAPVSAAPAVLVGPGPGSGFTGTIGANQAQCIYVEGFGASPTSNNDDTGTVRATFPDSTSTVTFWYDETIGNVRNYSQFTNYDPAPRGIGMFGAATFNVDQSISLTRTASPSTGTQGETVTYTYTVTNTGALPFNTGQDIVIDDDLLGPVLCPAITTPVAPGGTVVCQEDYTIQAADVLTGSVDSNAVAGIGRIGQPFVSRLQSNSESLSIVSSVLSGETGSQSCTPQSVFRQPSTQLAGSGSRTNVTPSDIFLFDDVTTDINGNPIDVVMQVTSINNATALELDTSLEARMTPEDDAYITYRLRLVQDGTATAANPQGLAIDQSRINGVIVQQTDVDSRGTGDDSSDVVGSLTNPTVTSFFNTAPLSSFPAGPNAIAMDPAKVGDPFDWEDEPNESSFDNYATYEFNTFVEAEFIHGYTGTSDRSATRGSGIQLCAISNTSPDIVAQDDDYTASPVNTLLGGTAGEVMSNDTINGLPAAFPTATLTVLTEAVPQNTGDPVPILETAGAEAGRVIVPAGVPAGVYTIEYQLCDALDPADCDRALVTVAVFAGLGVDFGDAPLSYLTPTHGVDGSPGVYLGLIEPDIELVAQSDATATADDLIGTDDEDGITFPVLTQGTISTLDVTVTGNGNLQAWIDFNGDGLFEETLGERIALDLKDDGTQFDNVAGDGVIQIDVTVPSDATTSTTYARFRYGSETGLSTSDFAVDGEVEDYSLVIAAADLSDRGDAPATYGDPRHIVVQDIYLGAGEPDTEQTPQHSPDSDADDLSGFDDEDSIAVFPILEAGTTVPLTIVTHETLSAQLALGIPVTAGITNLQLWVDFDQSGTFDPSEHIAVDYRDGGAGDTDGVFNNQITLNIPVPANITSGFTHARIRWSTSSAVAADPFDGLNFDGEVEDYKVILSAGAVPFTCDGSLYRVTQTDTQLQRLSFTESAGVYSITATDIGAPAGVQYDGGWGYNALDGLFYGVRAATRELIRLDSTGNYEVVSTLPASAAVGSTAGDILPNGVMVYRVNGANALQLLDLSDPSAPVDLGLITLSAAVEPSDIAYNPNDGMLYGVNEASDRLFYIDPADGTSGTRAPVEFGPTAWTGSYGAVWFDFYGRMYINQNVTNEVYEADVGLQGSGSGGGQLIDTVPVGEGGLNDGAACPSRFGPLPPEGDLSGVVYRDTNYSDSYQPGETVLSAVTVSLYDDNGTADIADDTFLTSVETASNGTYLFSDLSATATYRVEVDAADPDMPPGLVAGTVNPQTGVSITAGSVRTLDFGFVNGGATADLSLTKGVFDTSGQPVTQAGPGTELDFVLTVTNDGPDGTTGVRVRDLIPDGFTFVSATPADGTDTYDANTGTWDVGEVANGASETLTVRVTMNATGEHTNVAEIIASDLPDPDSDPLVGPLTDDLGDGVADDDEAAVSVSFAGSGPSLSGKVFIDNGAGSDTAYDALQGASEADTGAAEVRITDSSGTLIGSPQVASDGSWSLTLPEGFADDVTITVVPDNGLLTVSENPGALPGLVNPASGDGTFTFTPAAGTSYPDLDVGLIEDARLSESQQSAIRPAQVVTLRHEYLADAEGSVVFDTDIQSITAPGLFSVALFEDAACDGTATSPITTALPVTPDTRICLVARVAASGAAAPGSTIAFDVVADTTYGATGATEQDRNTDLVRVESSEGVLKLRKTVRNVTQGTPEGVSNGAAAGDVLEYRIFLDNPGELPATNIVIHDRTPPYTELASAIPSPVSIGGNVVCTMTTPGADTAGYAGALQWDCTGSHEPGATGSVSFEVRIAP